A genomic segment from Aulosira sp. FACHB-615 encodes:
- a CDS encoding non-ribosomal peptide synthetase, protein MGVKNKNIEDFYPLSPMQQGILFHSLATPKSGVYFEQFSWNLQGKLNVTLFHRAWQYVVERHAILRTCFVWEGLKEPVQIVHRQVNLPWQEYDWQHLSSEAQQQELELFFQSDRSCGFNLKQAPLMRFTLIQLSPTAYNFTWSHHHLLLDGWSLATVFQEVLSCYKAFSHERQVYLENIRPYRDYIVWLQQQNLSEAETFWRQTLQGFTTPTQLSVSPGNGLLTPTDSYHEAELKLSVAATAALKSLAKQYQLTLNTLVQGAWALLLSRYSGQEDVVFGAVTSGRPPTLAQAESMVGLFINTVPIRVQISPEALLVPWLLKSQDQLIEASQYEYCPLVKVQGWSEVPKGLSLFESIVIFENYAMDASVRQRDINLDIKDVHSFEKTNYPIALTVIPGDELWLKITSGDRFDGDTIHRMLGHLQTLLAGMVNNPQQSLGELSLLTEWERHQLLVEWNNTQVQYPQQQCLHELFQVQVEKTPDAVAVVFEDEQLTYRELNTKANQLADYLQTFGVKPEVLVGIYVERSLLMVIGLLAILKAGGAYIPLDPSYPQERLAYMLEDAQPKVLLTQQKLVATLPNQSAQVICLDSDWELISDRHGTNPVTHITEDHLAYVIYTSGSTGKPKGAMNTHRGICNRLLWMQDAYQLTAADRVLQKTPFSFDVSVWEFFWPLITGARLVIAQPEGHKDPNYLVNLIIQQQITTLHFVPSMLQVFLEAAAVEKCQSLVRVIASGEALPIELQQRFFQRLDAQLHNLYGPTEAAVDVTFWQCQNHLNNQKTVPIGRPIANIQIYLLDKYLHPVPVGVPGEVYIGGVGVGRGYLNRPELTAEKFIPNPFTTTASRLYKTGDLARYLPNGEIEYIGRIDYQVKLRGFRIELGEIEAAIAQYPGVRETVVVVNAQRIVAYLVPQAAQTLSISELRSFLESKLPSYMIPVAFVLLEALPLTANGKVDRRALPAPDTNRPELADAYQPPQTEVEQTIAQIWQTVLQLENVGIHDNFFELGGHSLLLVQVHSKLREKFTKNLAVLDLFRYPTINSLANYLTQVEPENITAEISEVVIEKVADGKAQQRKRLQKIKSIQNI, encoded by the coding sequence ATGGGTGTGAAAAATAAAAACATTGAAGATTTTTATCCCCTCTCGCCCATGCAGCAAGGTATTCTGTTCCACAGTCTTGCTACTCCTAAGTCTGGGGTCTATTTTGAACAATTTAGCTGGAATCTCCAAGGAAAACTGAATGTTACCTTGTTCCATCGTGCATGGCAATATGTTGTAGAACGACATGCAATTTTGAGAACCTGCTTTGTTTGGGAAGGCTTAAAAGAACCAGTACAAATTGTACATCGACAAGTAAATCTACCGTGGCAAGAGTATGATTGGCAGCATCTCTCTTCGGAAGCACAACAACAAGAATTAGAATTGTTTTTTCAAAGCGATCGCTCTTGTGGTTTTAATCTCAAGCAAGCACCATTGATGCGCTTCACACTAATTCAACTGTCGCCGACTGCCTATAACTTTACCTGGAGTCATCACCATCTGTTGTTAGATGGCTGGTCTTTAGCGACAGTTTTTCAAGAAGTCCTGTCTTGTTACAAGGCTTTTAGCCACGAGCGACAGGTGTACTTGGAAAATATTCGCCCTTATCGAGATTATATTGTCTGGCTACAGCAACAAAATTTATCTGAGGCTGAAACTTTTTGGCGACAGACGCTGCAAGGTTTTACCACTCCCACACAGCTATCAGTGAGTCCAGGAAATGGCTTACTGACTCCAACAGATAGCTATCACGAGGCAGAATTAAAGCTGTCTGTAGCTGCAACCGCCGCATTAAAATCTCTAGCAAAGCAATATCAGCTAACGCTGAATACTCTAGTACAAGGAGCTTGGGCTTTGCTATTGAGCCGTTATAGCGGTCAAGAAGACGTAGTGTTTGGGGCAGTAACTTCTGGTCGTCCTCCGACTTTAGCGCAAGCCGAGTCTATGGTAGGGCTATTTATCAACACAGTACCAATTCGAGTCCAAATATCTCCCGAAGCATTGCTTGTACCTTGGCTGTTAAAAAGCCAAGACCAACTAATTGAGGCAAGTCAATACGAGTATTGTCCGTTAGTCAAAGTCCAAGGATGGAGTGAAGTTCCTAAAGGTTTATCTTTATTCGAGAGTATAGTCATTTTTGAGAACTATGCTATGGATGCGTCTGTACGGCAAAGGGACATAAATTTAGATATCAAAGATGTTCATAGCTTTGAAAAGACTAATTATCCCATTGCCCTGACCGTGATTCCAGGTGACGAGTTGTGGCTGAAAATTACTAGCGGCGATCGCTTTGATGGTGACACGATTCACCGGATGCTAGGACATTTGCAGACTTTACTAGCAGGTATGGTCAACAATCCCCAGCAAAGCCTGGGTGAGTTGTCGCTGTTAACAGAATGGGAACGACATCAGTTGCTAGTGGAGTGGAATAATACTCAAGTTCAGTATCCCCAACAGCAATGTCTTCATGAATTATTTCAAGTGCAAGTCGAGAAAACACCCGATGCAGTAGCAGTTGTATTTGAAGATGAGCAACTAACTTACCGCGAACTCAACACCAAAGCTAATCAATTAGCAGATTACTTACAAACTTTTGGCGTAAAACCAGAAGTATTAGTAGGGATTTATGTAGAGCGATCGCTATTGATGGTCATTGGGTTATTAGCCATCCTCAAAGCTGGTGGTGCATACATACCCCTAGACCCTAGCTATCCCCAAGAACGCTTGGCTTATATGCTAGAAGATGCTCAACCAAAGGTTTTATTAACCCAACAGAAATTAGTTGCAACGCTACCAAATCAGTCAGCGCAGGTTATTTGTCTGGATAGTGATTGGGAATTAATTAGCGATCGCCACGGCACAAATCCTGTTACTCACATTACAGAAGATCATCTCGCCTACGTCATCTATACTTCTGGTTCCACAGGAAAACCAAAGGGTGCAATGAACACCCATCGCGGCATCTGCAATCGCTTACTGTGGATGCAGGATGCTTATCAACTCACCGCCGCCGATCGAGTTTTACAAAAAACGCCCTTTAGTTTTGATGTCTCTGTTTGGGAATTTTTCTGGCCTTTGATTACTGGGGCGCGGTTAGTCATCGCTCAACCAGAAGGACATAAAGATCCCAACTATCTGGTTAACTTGATTATCCAGCAGCAAATTACGACCTTGCATTTTGTACCATCAATGCTGCAAGTTTTTCTCGAAGCAGCAGCAGTCGAAAAATGTCAGTCTTTGGTGCGGGTAATCGCCAGTGGAGAAGCATTACCAATTGAACTGCAACAACGCTTTTTTCAGCGACTTGATGCCCAATTACATAATCTTTATGGCCCAACAGAAGCGGCTGTCGATGTCACCTTTTGGCAATGCCAAAATCATTTAAACAACCAAAAGACAGTACCTATTGGTCGCCCAATTGCCAATATTCAAATTTATCTCCTTGACAAATATCTTCATCCTGTGCCTGTGGGTGTACCAGGAGAAGTTTATATTGGTGGTGTAGGTGTTGGTCGGGGTTATTTAAACCGTCCTGAATTAACCGCCGAGAAATTTATTCCCAATCCCTTCACTACCACAGCCAGCCGTCTTTACAAAACAGGTGATTTAGCCCGTTATCTTCCTAACGGAGAAATAGAATATATTGGTCGGATTGACTATCAAGTGAAACTGCGGGGTTTCCGCATTGAACTAGGAGAAATAGAAGCGGCGATCGCTCAATATCCCGGAGTACGAGAAACTGTAGTGGTGGTTAATGCACAACGAATAGTTGCCTATCTAGTTCCGCAAGCAGCCCAAACATTAAGCATTTCAGAGCTACGTAGTTTTTTAGAATCAAAATTACCCAGCTACATGATTCCCGTGGCTTTTGTTTTATTAGAAGCATTGCCCCTGACTGCGAATGGTAAAGTTGACCGCCGAGCTTTACCCGCACCTGATACAAACCGCCCCGAATTAGCTGATGCTTATCAACCACCGCAAACTGAAGTTGAACAAACTATTGCCCAAATTTGGCAAACGGTCTTGCAATTAGAAAATGTGGGTATTCATGATAATTTCTTTGAACTTGGTGGTCATTCATTGCTGTTGGTGCAAGTGCATAGCAAATTACGGGAGAAATTTACTAAAAATTTAGCGGTTCTTGATTTATTTAGATATCCCACAATTAACTCTTTAGCTAATTATTTAACGCAAGTTGAGCCGGAAAACATAACTGCTGAGATTTCAGAGGTTGTTATTGAGAAAGTTGCCGATGGCAAGGCTCAACAAAGAAAACGTTTACAAAAAATTAAATCTATCCAAAATATTTAA
- a CDS encoding type I polyketide synthase translates to MGISTSLNGSEIAIIGLSGRFPGAKDIDEFWQNLQQGKETIAFFTDEELLASGINSSLLNDPNYVKAQAILEDAEYFDAEFFGFNPREATITDPQHRVFLECAWSALENAGYDSQNYPGAIGVYAGSGMNTYLLNIYLNQNLIGAVDPQQLMLAGNKDFLTTRVSYKLNLEGPSYAVQTACSTSLVAVHLACQSLLNGECDMALAGGVAIHADRKAGYLYTEGGILSPDGHCRAFDADAQGSVGGEGVGIVVLKRLEDALSDRDTIHAIIKGSAINNDGAFKVSYTAPRIDTQAKVIKTAQIVAEVEAETITYIETHGTATALGDPIEMAALTQAFRSSTQKTNFCAIGSVKTNVGHLDTAAGVTGLIKTVLALKHKQIPPSLHYSAPNPEIDFANSPFYVNTKLTEWQTNHLPRRAGVSSFGLGGTNAHVILEEAPVWEGDREQGRKYQLLLLSTKTASALEKATTNLTDYLQAHPDLNLADAAYTLLFGRRTFDYRRAVVCRDIADALKALQNSPPVAHKTQPRPVAFMFSGLGTHYVDMALELYQTESTFRGCVDECCELLQPVLGLDLRDVLYPNRNHQNGKQQTQTGLDLRKMLGRGEPSTDVATQKLNQTVLTQPAMFVIEYALAQLWISWGIRPTAMIGYSIGEYVAATLAEVFSLTDALTLVARRAQMIDELPAGAMLAVPLSESEIQPCLNEKISLSAINSESLCVVAGFPDAVAELEQKLSDRGLIGKRLQTSHAFHSVMMEAIAATFHNLVNQFSLKSPKIPYISNVTGTWITAEQATDPTYWVQHLCQTVRFADGVQQLSQKDHPILLEVGPGQALISFASQCLDKSLMFPSLRYSYEQQSDVAYLLNTLGRLWQAGITVDWSSFYNDAPQQRIPLPTYPFERQRYWVDAHPTANLVLRCAPGETQNTIDETQTAPKTSITGYVRPNLDNDYVAPRTEVEQIIANIWQELLGIASVGVEDSFFELGGDSVLGIQVSARANKAGFRLTPQQLFEHQTIAKLAQVITKTQVVQAEQGVITGSVPLTPAQHQFFALNQPETHHWNQAVLLEVVKPLNLDILEQTLKQLLIHHDALRLRFTRSESGWEQVNAAPEEYVPLTYIDLSALSSTAQQSALEVAAAQIQASLNLITGPIVRFALFDMGVQQNSRLLIVIHHLGTDPGSWRILLEDLQTGYQQLSQGQLIQLPEKTTSYQQWSLRLQKYAASEQLQQQQQHWLSGRYQQVATLPLDYPDGINTVASEAQVISVALNESETQLLLQEVPGVYRMNTQEVLLTALVQAFKQWTKQNLLLINLDENGREVSTGGIDDVDISRTVGWITTTYPVLLDLDKTVTPGDALKAVKEQVRHASSNGIDYGVLRYLSPDPVIIEKFQSLPQAEVMFLYLGQLSKSLPQDSLFKWTEEALGSTASPKAIRPYLFQINAAITEGKLQLYFNYSRNIHQPQTVEKLSRNFIQALKSLISHCQSPEAGDYTPSDFAAANINQENLSKLLAQISQ, encoded by the coding sequence ATGGGTATTAGTACATCATTAAATGGATCAGAAATAGCAATTATCGGCTTATCGGGGCGATTTCCGGGAGCCAAAGATATTGATGAGTTTTGGCAAAATCTTCAGCAAGGCAAGGAAACAATTGCATTTTTTACTGATGAAGAACTCTTGGCGTCCGGAATAAATTCATCTTTATTAAATGACCCTAATTATGTTAAAGCCCAAGCAATATTAGAAGACGCAGAATATTTTGATGCCGAGTTTTTTGGCTTTAATCCTAGAGAAGCTACAATTACTGATCCTCAACACCGAGTATTTCTTGAATGTGCTTGGTCAGCTTTAGAAAATGCTGGGTATGATTCCCAAAATTATCCAGGTGCGATTGGTGTTTATGCTGGTTCTGGAATGAACACCTACTTACTAAATATTTATTTAAATCAAAATCTTATTGGTGCTGTTGATCCACAGCAACTTATGTTAGCTGGGAATAAAGATTTTTTAACTACTCGTGTTTCTTACAAACTCAACTTAGAAGGGCCTAGTTACGCAGTTCAAACCGCTTGTTCAACTTCATTGGTAGCTGTTCATTTGGCTTGTCAAAGCTTACTCAATGGTGAGTGTGATATGGCTTTGGCTGGTGGTGTCGCCATCCATGCTGACAGAAAAGCAGGATATTTATATACAGAAGGAGGGATATTATCCCCTGATGGACATTGCCGTGCTTTTGATGCTGATGCCCAGGGATCTGTAGGTGGTGAGGGTGTGGGAATTGTGGTGTTAAAGCGATTGGAAGATGCGTTGAGCGATCGCGATACAATTCATGCCATCATCAAAGGTTCAGCAATTAATAATGATGGGGCGTTCAAAGTCAGCTACACAGCACCCCGCATCGATACCCAAGCTAAGGTGATTAAAACTGCCCAAATCGTCGCTGAAGTCGAAGCAGAAACTATCACCTACATTGAAACTCACGGTACAGCTACCGCTTTAGGCGACCCCATTGAAATGGCCGCCCTCACCCAAGCTTTCCGCAGTAGCACCCAAAAAACAAACTTCTGTGCCATTGGTTCCGTCAAAACCAACGTTGGACATTTAGACACAGCCGCAGGTGTGACGGGGTTAATCAAAACTGTCCTCGCCCTGAAGCACAAGCAAATACCCCCAAGCTTGCATTATTCTGCCCCTAACCCGGAAATTGACTTTGCCAATAGTCCTTTCTACGTCAATACCAAACTTACAGAATGGCAAACCAATCATCTTCCCCGGCGTGCGGGAGTTAGTTCCTTTGGGTTGGGGGGAACTAATGCCCATGTAATTCTCGAAGAAGCGCCTGTGTGGGAAGGGGACAGGGAGCAGGGGAGAAAGTATCAATTGTTGCTTCTATCTACCAAAACAGCATCGGCACTAGAAAAAGCAACCACAAATTTAACTGATTATTTGCAAGCACATCCTGATTTAAATCTGGCGGATGCGGCTTACACATTGCTCTTTGGACGCAGAACTTTTGACTATCGGCGTGCGGTGGTTTGTCGAGATATTGCCGATGCACTCAAGGCGCTGCAAAATTCCCCGCCAGTCGCTCACAAAACTCAACCACGTCCAGTTGCTTTTATGTTTTCTGGGCTGGGAACTCATTACGTTGATATGGCTTTGGAACTTTACCAAACTGAGTCAACATTTCGCGGCTGTGTGGATGAATGTTGTGAACTGCTTCAGCCCGTGCTGGGTTTAGATTTGCGAGATGTTTTATATCCCAACCGAAATCATCAAAATGGTAAGCAGCAAACCCAAACAGGTCTAGATTTGCGGAAAATGCTGGGACGGGGTGAGCCATCAACTGATGTTGCTACGCAAAAGCTGAACCAAACTGTGTTGACGCAACCAGCCATGTTTGTGATTGAATATGCGTTGGCTCAGTTGTGGATATCTTGGGGAATTCGCCCGACGGCGATGATTGGTTACAGCATTGGTGAATATGTCGCCGCCACTCTAGCGGAGGTTTTTTCTTTAACAGATGCTTTAACCTTAGTCGCCAGAAGGGCGCAGATGATTGACGAGTTGCCAGCAGGGGCAATGCTGGCTGTGCCGCTTTCCGAATCAGAAATCCAGCCTTGCTTGAATGAGAAGATTTCCCTGTCGGCGATTAACAGCGAATCATTATGTGTGGTTGCAGGTTTCCCCGATGCCGTTGCAGAATTAGAACAAAAATTGAGCGATCGCGGTTTAATAGGTAAGCGGTTACAAACTTCCCATGCTTTTCATTCTGTAATGATGGAAGCGATCGCAGCAACTTTTCACAATTTAGTTAATCAATTTAGCCTCAAATCCCCCAAAATTCCTTATATTTCTAACGTCACCGGCACTTGGATTACTGCCGAACAAGCCACAGACCCCACCTACTGGGTGCAGCACCTTTGCCAAACAGTGCGCTTTGCCGATGGAGTCCAACAATTATCACAAAAAGATCATCCAATTTTATTAGAGGTCGGCCCTGGTCAAGCATTAATTAGTTTTGCATCCCAATGTCTCGATAAATCCTTGATGTTTCCCAGCTTGCGTTATTCCTACGAGCAGCAGTCAGATGTCGCCTATTTATTAAATACATTGGGTCGTCTGTGGCAAGCTGGGATTACTGTAGATTGGTCGAGTTTTTATAACGATGCACCACAACAACGTATTCCTTTACCAACCTATCCATTTGAACGTCAGCGTTACTGGGTTGATGCCCATCCAACCGCTAATTTGGTTTTGCGTTGCGCCCCTGGAGAAACACAAAACACAATAGACGAAACTCAAACTGCGCCAAAAACCAGTATCACTGGCTATGTCAGACCTAATTTAGATAATGATTATGTCGCCCCTAGAACGGAAGTAGAACAAATCATTGCCAATATTTGGCAAGAACTCCTGGGTATTGCTTCCGTAGGTGTAGAAGACAGCTTTTTTGAGTTGGGTGGAGATTCCGTACTAGGGATTCAAGTCAGCGCCAGAGCCAATAAAGCCGGGTTTCGACTCACACCCCAGCAATTATTTGAACATCAAACGATCGCCAAATTAGCACAGGTAATCACTAAAACCCAAGTTGTCCAAGCTGAACAAGGTGTAATTACAGGTTCAGTCCCCCTCACCCCGGCTCAACACCAGTTCTTTGCCTTGAATCAACCAGAAACCCATCACTGGAACCAAGCGGTGTTGTTAGAGGTAGTAAAACCTCTGAATTTAGATATTTTAGAGCAAACCTTAAAGCAACTATTAATACATCACGATGCCCTGCGTCTGCGGTTTACCCGTTCTGAGTCGGGATGGGAACAGGTCAACGCCGCACCTGAAGAATATGTCCCGTTGACATATATTGATTTGTCAGCTTTGTCATCCACCGCCCAACAATCAGCTTTAGAAGTAGCCGCCGCCCAAATTCAAGCCAGTTTGAATTTAATCACAGGGCCAATTGTCCGGTTTGCCTTGTTTGATATGGGTGTGCAGCAAAACAGTCGTTTATTAATTGTGATTCACCACTTGGGGACTGATCCTGGTTCTTGGCGCATTTTATTAGAGGATCTCCAGACTGGTTATCAGCAGTTGAGTCAAGGACAGCTTATTCAACTCCCCGAAAAGACAACTTCTTATCAGCAGTGGTCGTTGCGTCTCCAGAAATATGCCGCATCAGAACAGTTACAACAACAGCAACAACACTGGTTAAGCGGACGTTATCAGCAAGTTGCCACTTTACCCTTAGACTATCCTGACGGCATCAACACTGTAGCTTCCGAAGCGCAAGTTATCTCAGTTGCGTTGAATGAAAGCGAAACTCAACTGCTGCTTCAGGAAGTTCCGGGAGTGTATCGGATGAATACACAAGAAGTTTTGCTGACTGCACTGGTACAAGCTTTTAAACAATGGACAAAGCAAAACTTACTCCTAATTAATCTTGATGAAAATGGACGGGAAGTGAGTACAGGTGGAATTGATGATGTCGATATCTCCAGAACAGTGGGGTGGATTACGACTACTTACCCTGTGCTGTTAGATTTAGACAAAACAGTTACTCCTGGGGATGCACTCAAAGCCGTGAAAGAACAAGTGCGTCATGCTTCGAGTAATGGTATTGACTACGGAGTGTTACGCTACCTCAGCCCTGACCCGGTAATAATTGAAAAATTCCAGTCTCTTCCCCAAGCTGAGGTAATGTTTCTCTACCTTGGTCAACTGAGTAAAAGTTTGCCGCAAGATTCCTTGTTTAAATGGACAGAAGAAGCACTCGGTTCAACAGCCAGTCCAAAAGCAATTCGCCCTTATCTCTTCCAAATTAATGCGGCAATTACTGAAGGCAAATTACAACTATATTTCAACTACAGCCGGAATATTCATCAGCCCCAGACAGTCGAAAAATTATCGCGCAATTTTATTCAAGCCCTCAAATCTTTGATCAGCCATTGTCAGTCTCCCGAAGCTGGAGACTATACCCCCTCTGATTTTGCGGCTGCAAATATCAATCAAGAAAATTTAAGTAAATTGTTAGCTCAAATCAGTCAATAA